The following coding sequences lie in one Euhalothece natronophila Z-M001 genomic window:
- the crtB gene encoding 15-cis-phytoene synthase CrtB, producing the protein MLQLPKPEKTCSQPSVESAYEYCRQITAEYSKTFYLGTLLMPKAKRQAIWAIYVWCRRTDQLVDGPEAELTTIETLDQWEKNLESIFAGSPLEHPDIALVDTLQRFPLDIQPFRDMIAGQRMDLKRDRYETFDDLYLYCYRVAGTVGLMSNAVLGVEPVIGSSPWQKNQTLHEPTQEAIALGIANQLTNILRDVGEDTERGRIYLPLEDLRAFNYSEEELFNGVINENWRQLMQFQIERAREFYTQAERGIRDLSRDSRWPVWTALMLYQGILDVIERNQYDVFNQRAYVPKPKKFFYLPVAWLRSQAL; encoded by the coding sequence ATGCTGCAACTGCCTAAACCCGAAAAGACTTGCTCTCAGCCCTCTGTGGAATCCGCTTATGAATATTGTCGTCAAATCACAGCGGAATATTCCAAAACGTTTTATCTCGGTACTCTCCTTATGCCTAAGGCGAAACGCCAGGCCATTTGGGCAATTTATGTCTGGTGTCGGCGTACCGATCAATTGGTGGATGGCCCCGAAGCGGAGTTAACCACCATCGAAACCCTTGATCAATGGGAGAAAAACCTAGAATCAATTTTTGCCGGTTCTCCTTTGGAACATCCCGATATTGCCCTTGTGGATACCTTGCAAAGGTTTCCCTTAGATATTCAGCCTTTTCGGGATATGATCGCCGGACAGCGCATGGACTTGAAGCGCGATCGGTATGAAACCTTTGATGACCTTTATCTTTACTGTTATCGTGTTGCGGGAACAGTTGGGTTAATGTCAAATGCTGTATTGGGGGTAGAACCAGTTATTGGGAGTTCCCCTTGGCAAAAAAATCAAACCCTTCATGAACCAACACAAGAAGCGATCGCGCTCGGAATTGCTAACCAGCTCACTAATATTTTACGGGATGTGGGAGAAGATACAGAACGAGGGCGGATTTATCTGCCTCTGGAAGATTTAAGAGCCTTTAATTACAGTGAAGAAGAATTATTTAATGGAGTGATTAATGAAAACTGGCGACAATTGATGCAGTTTCAGATTGAACGGGCAAGAGAGTTTTATACCCAAGCTGAACGCGGAATTCGGGATTTGAGTCGGGATTCTCGTTGGCCAGTCTGGACAGCTTTAATGCTTTATCAAGGGATACTCGACGTAATTGAGCGTAATCAGTATGATGTATTTAATCAGCGTGCCTATGTTCCGAAACCCAAAAAGTTTTTCTATTTGCCTGTAGCTTGGCTGCGATCGCAAGCTCTTTGA